From the genome of Paraburkholderia aromaticivorans, one region includes:
- a CDS encoding hydrogenase maturation protease: MSAILVAGIGNVFLGDDGFGVEVVRRLQAQLAAGEWPALAGQVDVADFGIRGVDLCYALLDGVQSAILIDATQRGGAPGTLYVIEPCIEEPVGAARGDPYAVPILMSPHEMDPASVLQTVRMVGGACEDIVVLGCEPQDFGCEDGEEGRMSLSRPVAAAVEHAAEVVVRLVTARLAQHTARVA, from the coding sequence ATGAGCGCCATTCTGGTGGCCGGCATCGGCAACGTGTTTCTCGGCGACGACGGCTTCGGCGTCGAAGTGGTGCGGCGTTTGCAGGCGCAGCTGGCCGCGGGCGAATGGCCGGCACTCGCGGGGCAGGTCGACGTGGCGGACTTCGGCATTCGCGGCGTCGATCTGTGTTACGCGCTGCTCGACGGCGTGCAGAGCGCGATCCTGATCGACGCGACCCAGCGCGGCGGCGCGCCCGGCACGCTGTACGTGATCGAGCCATGCATCGAAGAGCCGGTTGGCGCGGCACGCGGCGATCCCTACGCCGTGCCGATCCTGATGTCGCCGCATGAGATGGATCCGGCCAGCGTGCTGCAAACCGTGCGGATGGTGGGCGGCGCATGCGAAGACATCGTCGTGCTCGGTTGCGAGCCGCAGGATTTCGGTTGTGAGGATGGCGAAGAAGGGCGCATGAGTTTGAGCCGCCCCGTGGCGGCGGCGGTGGAGCACGCGGCCGAAGTGGTGGTGCGGCTCGTGACGGCGAGGCTGGCTCAGCACACCGCGCGCGTGGCCTGA
- a CDS encoding HoxN/HupN/NixA family nickel/cobalt transporter encodes MAEFVKAFPSAAVGHHRRRVVWLYASLLAFNVAAWAAAFIAFRGYPLLMGSCLLAYSFGLRHAVDADHIAAIDNVTRKLMQCGERPLTAGLMFSLGHSTIVVLATLGIAVSAMALQSRLSGFRETGALIGTLVSTFFLFAIALLNLVVLRSALQALRRVRRGERCVDEDLDLLLANRGFLSRLFRPLLRLITRSWHMYPLGFLFGLGFDTATEVGVLGISAAGAAQGMPVWSILVFAVLFTAGMALIDTTDNILMLGAYGWAFVKPVRKLYYNLTITAMSVLVALLVGSIEGLALAADKLHLSGGFWQTVAVLNDHFGILGYAIVGVFAGAWILSAAVYKWQRLDEVEIRS; translated from the coding sequence ATGGCGGAGTTCGTGAAGGCGTTCCCCAGCGCGGCCGTCGGCCACCATCGAAGGCGCGTCGTCTGGCTGTACGCGTCACTGCTGGCATTCAACGTCGCCGCCTGGGCCGCCGCTTTCATCGCGTTTCGCGGCTATCCGCTGTTGATGGGCTCCTGTCTGCTCGCTTACTCGTTCGGCCTGCGGCACGCGGTGGATGCGGACCACATCGCCGCCATCGACAACGTGACGCGCAAGCTCATGCAGTGCGGCGAGCGCCCGCTGACGGCAGGGCTGATGTTCTCGCTCGGCCATTCCACCATCGTCGTACTGGCGACACTCGGCATTGCCGTCTCCGCGATGGCACTGCAATCGCGCCTGAGCGGATTCAGGGAAACGGGCGCGCTGATCGGCACGCTGGTGTCGACGTTCTTCCTGTTCGCCATCGCATTGCTGAACCTCGTCGTGCTGCGCTCCGCGCTGCAAGCGTTGCGGCGGGTGCGCCGTGGCGAGCGTTGCGTCGACGAAGACCTCGACCTGCTGCTCGCCAATCGCGGCTTTCTCTCGCGCCTGTTCCGGCCGCTGTTGCGCCTCATTACGCGCAGCTGGCACATGTACCCGCTGGGGTTTCTGTTCGGACTCGGTTTCGATACCGCAACCGAAGTCGGCGTGCTCGGCATCTCCGCGGCGGGCGCCGCGCAAGGCATGCCGGTCTGGTCGATTCTCGTGTTTGCGGTGCTGTTTACGGCAGGCATGGCGCTGATCGACACCACCGACAACATCCTCATGCTGGGCGCCTACGGTTGGGCCTTCGTCAAGCCCGTGCGCAAGCTGTACTACAACCTCACGATCACGGCGATGTCGGTGCTGGTGGCGCTGCTGGTCGGCAGCATAGAAGGTCTCGCGCTGGCGGCCGACAAGCTGCATCTGAGTGGCGGATTCTGGCAGACGGTGGCGGTTCTCAACGATCACTTCGGCATACTCGGCTATGCGATCGTCGGCGTGTTCGCGGGCGCATGGATCCTGTCCGCGGCGGTCTACAAATGGCAGCGCCTGGATGAAGTGGAAATCCGTTCGTGA
- the hypF gene encoding carbamoyltransferase HypF, giving the protein MGTHAHPAGRGSTQHPAVLGPVGEEIRVRGLVQGVGFRPTVWRLAHACGVVGDVRNDSDGVLIHAWGDAWTLQRFIDSLSTECPPLARIDAIERHRLNEAAEANDFRIMPSVSGPAQTGVTPDAAVCAACAAEIADPANRRYRYPLTNCTHCGPRLSIVRAIPYDRANTTMASFVMCDACRAEYDDPADRRFHAQPIACPVCGPRVWLESRDGARVDGDDPCRAASLLLRHGAIIALKGLGGFQLACHASDESAVARLRRLKRRERKPFALMARDLQAVHRYCSPNEAERALLACAAGPIVILRADGAECVAASVAPGVGTLGFMLPTTPLHRLLMESIDSALVVTSGNISDEPPCIDNADARARLGRIADVFLMHDREIARRVDDSVARVVHGAARSVRRARGYAPAPLLLPEGFAATPPVLAMGGELKNTFCLARDAQAIVSHHLGDLEDALTYADYRRAVPEYLRLFEHEPRVIALDLHPEYLSRKIGYELARASRIAVVEVQHHHAHLAACMAENGVAFDALPMLGVALDGLGYGDDGTLWGGEFMLADYRGYTRLGRFKPVAMPGGTRAIDEPWRSAYAHLRAAFDWPGFTRHYGGLEWQQFLSSRPREALDAMIAQQVNSPLASSAGRLFDAAAATLGVCRERVLYEGQAAIELEALVDQHALRNDSDAHAYPFELTNTLPGGLRCIEPRPMWEALLDDLLRGAPAPVIAARFHKGVAIAIVRMVACLADLLTGPADARSVALSGGVFQNRILFEQVATRLAEAGFRVLAHRQVPANDGGLSLGQAVVAAAQRAR; this is encoded by the coding sequence ATGGGCACGCATGCACACCCTGCCGGACGGGGTTCGACGCAGCATCCGGCGGTCCTCGGGCCGGTCGGGGAAGAAATCCGCGTGCGCGGACTGGTGCAGGGCGTCGGCTTCCGGCCGACCGTGTGGCGGCTCGCCCATGCCTGCGGCGTGGTCGGCGACGTGCGCAACGACAGCGACGGCGTGCTGATTCACGCATGGGGCGACGCGTGGACGCTGCAGCGTTTCATCGACAGCCTGAGCACCGAGTGTCCGCCGCTCGCGCGGATCGATGCGATCGAGCGGCATCGACTGAACGAAGCGGCCGAAGCGAACGACTTTCGTATCATGCCGAGCGTGAGCGGCCCCGCGCAGACCGGCGTCACGCCGGACGCGGCCGTGTGCGCCGCGTGCGCCGCGGAAATCGCCGACCCGGCGAACCGCCGCTATCGCTATCCGTTGACGAACTGCACGCACTGCGGCCCCCGGCTCTCCATCGTGCGGGCCATTCCCTACGATCGCGCGAACACGACCATGGCGTCGTTCGTCATGTGCGATGCCTGCCGCGCGGAATACGACGATCCCGCCGACCGCCGCTTTCACGCGCAACCCATCGCATGCCCGGTCTGCGGCCCGCGTGTCTGGCTGGAAAGCCGCGACGGCGCGCGTGTCGATGGCGACGACCCCTGCCGCGCGGCGAGCCTGCTGCTGCGGCACGGCGCGATCATCGCGCTCAAGGGCCTGGGCGGTTTTCAGCTGGCCTGCCACGCGAGCGATGAAAGCGCGGTCGCCCGCTTGCGACGCCTGAAACGGCGCGAGCGCAAACCCTTTGCGCTGATGGCGCGCGACCTGCAAGCCGTGCACCGCTATTGCAGCCCGAACGAAGCGGAACGCGCGCTGCTCGCGTGCGCCGCCGGGCCAATCGTGATCCTGCGCGCCGACGGTGCCGAATGCGTCGCGGCGAGCGTCGCGCCGGGCGTCGGCACGCTCGGCTTCATGCTGCCGACCACGCCGCTGCACCGGCTGCTGATGGAGTCGATCGATTCCGCGCTGGTGGTGACGAGCGGCAACATCAGCGACGAGCCGCCGTGCATCGACAACGCCGACGCTCGCGCGCGGCTCGGCCGTATCGCCGATGTCTTCCTGATGCACGATCGCGAGATTGCGCGCCGCGTCGACGATTCCGTGGCGCGCGTGGTGCACGGTGCGGCGCGTAGCGTGCGGCGCGCGCGCGGCTATGCGCCGGCGCCGTTGCTGCTGCCCGAAGGTTTCGCCGCGACCCCGCCGGTGCTCGCGATGGGCGGCGAACTCAAGAACACCTTCTGCCTCGCGCGCGACGCGCAGGCAATCGTCTCGCATCACCTCGGCGATCTGGAGGATGCGTTGACCTATGCGGACTACCGTCGCGCGGTGCCGGAGTATCTGCGTCTGTTCGAACATGAGCCTCGGGTCATCGCGCTCGACCTGCATCCCGAGTACCTGTCGCGCAAGATCGGCTACGAGCTCGCGCGAGCCTCGCGGATTGCCGTGGTGGAAGTGCAGCATCACCACGCGCATCTTGCCGCGTGCATGGCCGAAAACGGTGTCGCGTTCGACGCGTTGCCGATGCTCGGCGTCGCGCTCGACGGCCTGGGTTACGGCGACGACGGCACGCTGTGGGGCGGCGAATTCATGCTGGCCGACTATCGCGGCTATACGCGGCTCGGCCGCTTCAAACCGGTGGCGATGCCCGGCGGCACACGCGCGATCGACGAGCCGTGGCGCAGTGCCTATGCGCATCTGCGGGCGGCATTCGACTGGCCGGGATTCACGCGGCACTACGGCGGCCTGGAGTGGCAGCAGTTCCTGAGCAGCCGGCCGCGCGAGGCGCTCGACGCCATGATCGCGCAGCAGGTGAACAGTCCATTGGCAAGTTCGGCGGGGCGTCTGTTCGACGCGGCGGCGGCCACGCTCGGGGTGTGCCGTGAGCGCGTGCTCTACGAAGGGCAGGCCGCGATCGAACTGGAAGCGCTGGTCGATCAGCACGCGCTGCGCAACGATAGCGACGCCCATGCGTACCCGTTCGAGTTGACCAACACCTTGCCGGGAGGTTTGCGCTGCATCGAACCACGGCCGATGTGGGAGGCTTTGCTCGACGATCTGCTGCGCGGCGCGCCGGCGCCGGTGATCGCCGCGCGATTTCATAAAGGTGTGGCGATTGCGATCGTGCGAATGGTGGCGTGTCTCGCCGATCTGCTGACCGGGCCGGCCGACGCGCGCAGTGTCGCGCTGTCGGGCGGCGTGTTCCAGAATCGCATTCTGTTCGAACAGGTGGCCACGCGCCTTGCGGAGGCGGGCTTTCGCGTGCTGGCACACCGCCAGGTGCCCGCCAACGACGGCGGACTGTCGCTCGGGCAGGCGGTCGTCGCGGCGGCGCAGCGGGCGCGTTAG
- a CDS encoding copper resistance CopC family protein has protein sequence MNMKNTLRNPRRSGMRAAIKLAALLAGFAVASLAFAHVFPQKQEPGAGATVASPAQVRVTFDGPLEAAFSTLTVTDASGKQVNTQKAAVDEHQPAQIAVPLPPLAAGHYTVHWVAVASDGHRTHGDYAFNVK, from the coding sequence ATGAATATGAAAAACACGCTCAGAAACCCGCGTCGCAGCGGTATGCGCGCAGCCATAAAACTGGCGGCGCTGCTCGCCGGTTTCGCGGTGGCGAGTCTTGCCTTCGCCCATGTCTTCCCGCAGAAGCAGGAGCCGGGAGCGGGCGCGACGGTGGCTTCGCCCGCGCAGGTGCGGGTGACTTTCGACGGGCCGCTCGAAGCGGCGTTCAGTACGCTGACGGTGACCGACGCGAGCGGCAAGCAGGTCAACACGCAGAAAGCCGCGGTCGACGAACATCAACCGGCGCAGATCGCCGTGCCGTTGCCGCCGCTCGCCGCGGGTCACTACACGGTGCATTGGGTGGCCGTCGCTTCGGACGGACATCGCACGCACGGCGACTATGCGTTCAACGTGAAGTAG
- a CDS encoding hydrogenase expression protein HypE, which yields MAEADNVPYGRKTQHAPALKEVHIIWITAGLGCDGDSVSITAATQPSIEDVILGAIPGLPKVHLHNPVLAYENGDEFLKPFHQAARGELEDFVLVMEGSIPNERINREGYWAALGTDPDTGDPITIPQWLDRLAPRALAVVGAGTCATYGGIHAMQGNPTGCMGLADYLGWDWKSKAGLPIVNVPGCPVQPDNFMETLLYLLYQLAGLAPMIPLDDALRPKWLFTRTVHDGCDRAGSYEQAIFATEYGSPNCIVKLGCWGPVVQCNVPKRGWMAGMGGCPNVGGICIGCTMPGFPDKFMPFMDEPPGAVLSSNLIRSYGPLIRSLRKLTRNTLNDEPKWRHNRSELTTGYRR from the coding sequence ATGGCAGAAGCAGACAACGTCCCCTATGGGCGTAAGACTCAGCACGCGCCGGCTCTGAAGGAAGTGCACATCATCTGGATTACCGCGGGCCTCGGCTGCGACGGCGATTCGGTATCGATCACCGCGGCGACCCAGCCGAGCATCGAGGACGTGATTCTCGGCGCGATTCCGGGTTTGCCGAAAGTGCATTTACACAATCCGGTGCTGGCGTATGAGAACGGCGACGAGTTTCTGAAACCGTTTCATCAGGCCGCGCGTGGCGAACTGGAAGACTTCGTGCTGGTGATGGAAGGCTCGATTCCCAACGAGCGCATCAATCGCGAGGGGTATTGGGCCGCGTTGGGCACCGACCCCGATACGGGCGACCCGATCACGATTCCGCAATGGCTCGACCGGCTCGCGCCACGCGCGCTGGCGGTGGTCGGCGCGGGCACCTGCGCGACCTATGGCGGCATTCACGCGATGCAAGGCAACCCGACCGGCTGCATGGGCCTTGCCGATTATCTCGGCTGGGACTGGAAGTCGAAAGCGGGTCTGCCGATCGTCAACGTGCCGGGATGTCCGGTGCAGCCGGACAACTTCATGGAAACGCTGCTCTATCTGCTGTATCAACTCGCGGGCCTCGCGCCGATGATTCCACTGGACGACGCGTTGCGGCCGAAGTGGCTATTCACCCGCACCGTGCACGACGGTTGCGACCGCGCCGGTTCGTACGAGCAGGCGATCTTCGCGACCGAATACGGCAGCCCCAATTGCATCGTCAAGCTCGGCTGCTGGGGGCCGGTCGTGCAATGCAACGTGCCCAAACGCGGCTGGATGGCGGGCATGGGCGGTTGTCCGAACGTAGGCGGGATCTGCATCGGCTGCACCATGCCGGGCTTTCCGGACAAGTTCATGCCGTTCATGGACGAGCCGCCCGGCGCGGTGTTGTCGTCGAATCTGATCAGGAGTTATGGCCCGCTGATTCGCAGCTTGCGCAAGCTGACCAGGAACACGCTCAACGACGAGCCGAAATGGCGTCACAACCGTTCAGAACTCACCACGGGTTACCGTCGCTGA
- a CDS encoding DUF6084 family protein has product MPDLEFTVESAEVVRLAAAPLLMFKLRIVDTSADRSARGEIASITLQCQIQIEATRRRYTPAEQYGLEDLFGSPPRWGETLRTLLWTHTSAVAPPFTGECTLDLPVPCSYDFNVAATRYFHGLEDGEIPLMLQFSGTVFYREGDGALQVAPIPWHKEAAYRLPVALWREMMARYYPNGTWLCLHRDVFDRLSRFKTRQGLTSWEQAISSLLDKLEEDIS; this is encoded by the coding sequence ATGCCTGATCTCGAATTCACTGTCGAGTCGGCGGAAGTGGTGCGGCTCGCCGCTGCACCGCTGCTGATGTTCAAGCTGCGTATCGTAGATACGTCCGCGGACCGGTCGGCGCGCGGCGAGATCGCCAGCATCACGTTGCAATGCCAGATCCAGATCGAGGCCACCAGGCGCCGCTACACGCCGGCGGAGCAGTATGGCCTCGAAGACCTGTTCGGCAGTCCACCGCGCTGGGGCGAGACGTTACGCACGCTGCTGTGGACGCATACGTCGGCGGTGGCGCCGCCCTTTACCGGCGAATGCACGCTCGATCTGCCCGTGCCGTGCAGCTACGACTTCAACGTAGCCGCCACCCGTTATTTTCACGGACTCGAAGACGGCGAGATTCCGCTGATGCTGCAGTTCAGCGGCACGGTGTTCTATCGCGAGGGCGACGGCGCGTTGCAGGTCGCGCCGATTCCGTGGCACAAGGAGGCGGCGTACCGGCTGCCGGTGGCGTTGTGGCGCGAGATGATGGCGCGCTATTACCCGAACGGCACGTGGCTATGTTTGCATCGCGACGTGTTCGATCGCCTGTCGCGCTTTAAAACCCGGCAGGGGCTCACGAGTTGGGAGCAGGCGATCAGCAGCCTGCTCGACAAGCTCGAGGAGGACATATCGTGA
- a CDS encoding D-sedoheptulose-7-phosphate isomerase, which translates to MPEHESLQALYPFLHGARQDADRLDATLLESVHRKARDSADTKTRFFEESAPAVVRVAHAIADTYRRGGRLFAMGNGGSSCDAAHIAVEFLHPVTTGRPALTAISLVADMAMLTAVGNDVGFNHIFVRQLVAQARRGDALIGVSTSGNSENLLAAFAKAKEMQVLTIGLSGHDGGRMAMSAALDHCLVVKSDSIHRVQETHVAIYHIVWDLVHTLLADDRGGLGVSPEATDPSVAGGTP; encoded by the coding sequence ATGCCCGAACACGAATCGCTGCAAGCGCTGTATCCGTTCCTGCATGGCGCCCGTCAGGATGCGGACCGGCTCGACGCCACCTTGCTCGAATCGGTGCATCGTAAAGCGCGGGACAGCGCCGATACGAAGACACGCTTTTTCGAGGAAAGCGCGCCGGCGGTCGTGCGCGTCGCTCACGCGATTGCGGACACGTACCGGCGCGGCGGCCGGCTCTTCGCGATGGGTAACGGCGGCTCCAGTTGCGATGCGGCGCATATTGCCGTGGAGTTCCTGCATCCCGTGACCACGGGGCGCCCCGCGCTCACCGCCATCAGCCTCGTGGCGGACATGGCCATGCTGACGGCGGTCGGCAACGATGTCGGCTTCAATCATATTTTCGTGCGGCAACTGGTGGCGCAGGCGCGACGCGGCGATGCGCTGATCGGCGTGTCGACGAGCGGCAATTCGGAGAACCTGCTGGCCGCGTTCGCGAAAGCCAAAGAGATGCAAGTGCTGACCATCGGCCTGTCCGGTCACGATGGCGGGCGCATGGCCATGAGCGCCGCGCTCGATCATTGCCTCGTGGTGAAAAGCGACAGCATTCATCGCGTGCAGGAGACCCATGTCGCGATCTATCACATCGTGTGGGACCTCGTGCATACGCTGCTGGCCGACGATCGTGGCGGACTCGGCGTTTCGCCCGAGGCGACCGATCCTTCGGTGGCGGGAGGTACGCCGTGA
- a CDS encoding nickel-dependent hydrogenase large subunit, producing MAVSTAPEATSSTQPAPGKLVEMNWDPITRIVGSLGIYTKIDFANRRVAECYSTSSIFRGYSIFMKGKDPRDAHFITSRICGICGDNHATCSVYAQNMAYGVKPPPIAEWIVNLGEAAEYMFDHNIFQDNLVGVDFCETMVKETNPGVWAKAQKTPAPNADKHGYQTIAQIMSALNPFTGEFYRETLMVSRYTREMFCLMEGRHVHPSTLYPGGVGTVPTIQLFTDYITRLMRYVEFMKKVVPLHDDLFDFFYEALPGYEEVGRRRVLLGCWGSFQDPNVCDYNYNTMTQWGRGMFVTPGVVVDGELVTTDLVDINLNIRILLGSSYYDDWDHEETFVKNDPLGNPVDRKHPWNQTTLPHPQKRKFDGNYTWVMSPRWLDTRTGDHLALDTGGGPIARLWATALAGLVDIGYIKATGHSVKIYLPKTALKPEVEFEWKIPKWSNALERNRARTYFQAYSAAAALYFAEQALAELHAGRTRTFSDFTVPEEGIGCGFHEAVRGVLSHHLVIRDGKIANYHPYPPTPWNANPRDIYGTPGPYEDAVQNTPIFEENGPDRFKGIDIMRAVRSFDPCLPCGVHMYVGNGRTIDTSHSPTFGVMQGAHR from the coding sequence ATGGCCGTGAGCACCGCACCTGAAGCGACCTCCAGCACCCAGCCAGCGCCGGGCAAGCTGGTCGAAATGAATTGGGATCCGATTACGCGGATCGTCGGCAGTCTGGGGATTTATACCAAGATCGATTTTGCGAACCGCCGGGTGGCGGAGTGCTACAGCACGTCGTCGATCTTTCGCGGCTACAGCATTTTCATGAAGGGCAAGGACCCGCGCGACGCGCATTTCATCACGAGCCGCATTTGCGGCATCTGCGGCGACAATCACGCCACCTGCTCGGTCTACGCGCAGAACATGGCTTACGGCGTGAAGCCGCCGCCGATCGCCGAGTGGATCGTCAACCTCGGCGAAGCGGCCGAATACATGTTCGATCACAACATCTTCCAGGACAACCTGGTGGGCGTGGACTTCTGCGAGACGATGGTCAAGGAGACCAATCCGGGCGTGTGGGCCAAGGCGCAGAAAACGCCCGCGCCGAACGCGGACAAGCACGGCTATCAAACCATCGCGCAGATCATGAGCGCGCTCAATCCGTTTACCGGCGAGTTCTACCGCGAAACGCTGATGGTGAGCCGCTACACGCGCGAAATGTTCTGCCTGATGGAAGGGCGCCACGTGCACCCGTCGACGCTTTATCCCGGCGGCGTGGGCACCGTGCCCACCATTCAGCTCTTCACCGACTACATCACGCGTTTGATGAGATACGTGGAGTTCATGAAGAAGGTCGTGCCGTTGCACGACGATCTGTTCGACTTCTTCTACGAGGCCTTGCCCGGCTACGAGGAAGTGGGGCGGCGCCGTGTCCTGCTCGGCTGCTGGGGCTCGTTTCAGGACCCGAACGTGTGCGACTACAACTACAACACCATGACGCAATGGGGCCGCGGCATGTTCGTCACGCCGGGCGTGGTGGTGGACGGCGAACTGGTCACGACCGACCTCGTCGACATCAACCTGAATATCCGCATCCTGCTCGGCAGTTCCTATTACGACGACTGGGATCACGAAGAGACCTTCGTAAAGAACGACCCGCTCGGCAATCCGGTGGACCGTAAGCATCCGTGGAATCAGACCACGCTGCCGCATCCGCAGAAGCGCAAATTCGACGGCAATTACACGTGGGTCATGTCGCCGCGCTGGCTCGACACACGCACGGGCGACCACCTCGCGCTCGACACCGGCGGCGGCCCGATTGCGCGCCTGTGGGCCACGGCGTTGGCGGGGCTGGTCGATATCGGCTATATCAAGGCGACCGGCCACAGCGTGAAGATCTATTTGCCGAAGACCGCGCTCAAGCCCGAGGTGGAATTCGAATGGAAGATTCCGAAGTGGAGTAACGCGCTCGAACGCAATCGCGCGCGCACCTATTTTCAGGCTTATTCCGCCGCGGCGGCATTGTATTTCGCCGAGCAGGCGCTCGCCGAATTGCACGCGGGCCGCACGCGCACCTTCAGCGATTTCACGGTGCCCGAAGAAGGCATCGGCTGCGGTTTCCATGAGGCGGTGCGTGGCGTGCTCTCGCATCATCTCGTAATTCGCGACGGCAAGATCGCCAATTATCATCCGTATCCGCCTACGCCGTGGAACGCCAATCCGCGCGATATCTACGGCACGCCCGGACCCTATGAGGACGCGGTGCAGAACACGCCGATCTTCGAAGAAAACGGGCCCGACCGATTCAAGGGCATCGACATCATGCGCGCGGTGCGCAGCTTCGATCCCTGCCTGCCGTGCGGCGTGCATATGTACGTGGGCAACGGCAGGACGATCGACACTTCGCATTCGCCGACCTTCGGCGTGATGCAGGGAGCGCACAGATGA
- a CDS encoding DUF6893 family small protein — protein MKGFLKYLLLPVLVVGVLANMKDIKRYIRIRNM, from the coding sequence ATGAAAGGGTTTCTGAAGTATTTGTTGTTGCCGGTCCTCGTGGTCGGCGTATTGGCGAATATGAAGGACATCAAGCGCTATATCCGCATTCGCAACATGTAG
- a CDS encoding NifU family protein, with the protein MSEQCAVAAQQRRIEELIAALEALDDPPARASAQELLQVVLDLHTNGLARLMEIVSSAGALDNAMIEAFERDAGVSAMLLLHGLHPQALPTRVARAVEKLRPLLGVQGVRIELLDAAEEAVRVKVSGRLEGPHNSVGELQQVIEHALFEAAPEAIRVDIAGLQDVNVHELRFVPGGQTGPAEPAVPAVPAVPAVPAGRTEVASRTEAGTQ; encoded by the coding sequence ATGAGCGAGCAGTGCGCGGTGGCCGCCCAGCAACGCCGCATCGAGGAACTGATTGCGGCGCTGGAAGCGCTCGACGATCCGCCCGCGCGCGCGAGCGCTCAGGAACTGCTGCAGGTGGTGCTCGATCTGCACACGAACGGGCTCGCGCGTCTGATGGAAATCGTTTCCTCTGCGGGCGCGCTGGACAATGCCATGATCGAAGCGTTCGAGCGCGATGCGGGCGTCTCGGCAATGCTGCTGCTGCACGGTTTGCATCCGCAGGCGTTGCCGACGCGCGTGGCGCGCGCGGTGGAGAAGTTGCGGCCGCTGCTCGGCGTGCAGGGCGTCCGGATCGAACTGCTCGACGCCGCGGAAGAAGCGGTGCGCGTGAAAGTATCGGGCCGCCTGGAGGGCCCGCACAACTCGGTCGGCGAATTGCAGCAGGTAATCGAGCATGCCCTTTTCGAAGCGGCGCCCGAGGCAATACGCGTCGACATTGCAGGGTTGCAGGACGTCAACGTGCATGAGCTGCGTTTCGTGCCTGGTGGACAGACAGGACCCGCAGAACCCGCAGTACCCGCAGTACCCGCAGTACCCGCAGTACCCGCAGGACGCACCGAGGTTGCCAGCCGGACCGAGGCCGGCACGCAATGA
- a CDS encoding HypC/HybG/HupF family hydrogenase formation chaperone, with protein MCLGIPGQIVEVTDAANHLALVDIGGVRRVINIAFVSDEDRPASACIGEWVLVHVGFAMSRLDEEDAAQTLALLHELGVAQREMDELRGAP; from the coding sequence ATGTGTCTAGGCATTCCGGGGCAGATCGTCGAAGTGACGGACGCGGCGAACCACCTCGCGCTCGTCGACATAGGCGGTGTGCGGCGCGTGATCAACATCGCGTTCGTGAGCGACGAAGACCGTCCGGCGAGCGCGTGCATCGGCGAATGGGTGCTGGTCCATGTGGGCTTCGCGATGAGCCGGCTCGACGAAGAGGACGCGGCGCAAACGCTCGCGCTGCTGCACGAATTGGGCGTTGCGCAGCGCGAGATGGATGAACTGCGCGGCGCGCCGTGA
- a CDS encoding DUF5947 family protein, protein MMPAATARGWVAGVRHFVRQAGDTHCELCGALLLADHPHLFETAQRRLYCCCRTCALLFGSQQNARYRPVPRDAHYLDGFRMSDAQWDALAIPIDIAFFFHDSSAQRIVALYPGPAGGTQSLLELRAWDELVAGNPWLAQLEPDVEALLVNRSAGAREYYRVPIDQCYALTGVIRARWRGVSGGRQAWDSIHRCFAALKAHGRVPEGLLHA, encoded by the coding sequence ATGATGCCGGCCGCGACGGCGCGCGGCTGGGTCGCGGGCGTGCGCCATTTCGTGCGCCAGGCCGGCGACACGCATTGCGAGCTATGCGGCGCGCTGCTGCTGGCCGACCATCCTCATCTGTTCGAAACCGCGCAGCGGCGACTGTATTGCTGCTGCCGGACCTGCGCGCTGTTGTTCGGCAGTCAGCAGAACGCGCGCTATCGCCCTGTGCCGCGCGACGCGCATTATCTCGACGGCTTCCGCATGAGCGATGCGCAGTGGGACGCGCTGGCGATACCCATCGACATCGCGTTCTTCTTTCACGACAGTTCGGCGCAGCGCATCGTCGCGCTGTATCCCGGACCGGCGGGCGGCACGCAGTCGCTGCTGGAGCTACGGGCGTGGGACGAACTCGTCGCCGGCAATCCGTGGCTCGCGCAACTGGAGCCCGACGTCGAAGCGCTGCTCGTGAACCGCAGCGCAGGCGCGCGCGAGTATTACCGCGTGCCGATCGACCAATGCTACGCACTGACCGGCGTGATTCGCGCGCGCTGGCGCGGGGTCTCGGGCGGCCGGCAGGCGTGGGACTCGATTCATCGTTGCTTCGCGGCGCTCAAGGCGCATGGCCGCGTGCCGGAGGGTTTGCTCCATGCCTGA